A part of Bombus huntii isolate Logan2020A chromosome 16, iyBomHunt1.1, whole genome shotgun sequence genomic DNA contains:
- the LOC126874467 gene encoding uncharacterized protein LOC126874467: protein MKKIMIKMSPVCVVPDCKSGSNCRKKYSLFKTPKNLELRKKWEKAIPGITELKQWQLICEKHFIDEYIIKKFVQRDYCGNIISEIMRRPYLRKGAVPTIFSNSNASSIIEEKEHKLPSSSSINALEEELYPKVSNEIVVSISDTDLMEISSKDDSEMLVDEKYVNDEFTHDKDNLILIINSNDGHFIEHNYALNNFSKTVDNACTDSLLLSANCHNRSSIANTNALTDSSNVSIEYASEVAIDNTKTKVPKGWGVSEKVKRFTRYLLFTHTITEIKNNVDVQVLEKYIILNCSDGTARYFIREKEINNENIPQFNLKIINTRMLVDAMTKFEKMHICEGLGSIDSNLLRQNDS, encoded by the exons atgaaaaaaattatgataaaAATGTCTCCCGTGTGCGTTGTGCCGGATTGCAAAAGTGGCTCTAACTGCCGCAAAAAGTATTCATTATTTAAAACACCCAAAAATCTGGAATTAAGAAAGAAATGGGAGAAGGCCATTCCTGGAATAACAGAACTAAAACAATGGCAACTGATATGTGAAAAACATTTTATAgatgaatatataataaaaaagttCGTTCAAAGAGATTATTGTGGGAACATCATTTCTGAG ATAATGCGCCGACCTTATTTACGAAAGGGCGCGGTTCCAACAATTTTCAGTAATTCAAATGCATCTTCAATTATTGAAGAAAAAGAACATAAATTACCTTCAAGTTCAAGTATAAATGCTCTTGAAGAAGAACTATATCCCAAAG ttAGTAATGAAATTGTAGTTAGTATTAGCGATACTGATTTAATGGAAATCAGTAGCAAGGATGATTCAGAAATGTTAG ttgatgaaaaatatgtGAATGATGAATTCACACACGATAAGGACAACTTAATCCTAATTATAAATTCTAATGATGGACATTTCATAGAACATAATTAtgcattaaataatttttcaaaaacgGTCGATAATGCTTGCACAG ATTCCCTCTTGTTATCTGCCAATTGTCACAATAGATCTTCTATTGCAAACACAAATGCCTTAACTGATTCTTCGAATGTTTCTATAGAATATGCTAGTGAAGTTG CTATCGATAATACTAAAACGAAAGTACCAAAAGGTTGGGGTGTTTCTGAGAAAGTTAAAAgatttacaagatatttattatttacacatacgattacagaaataaaaaataacgttGACGTCCAAGTGCtagaaaaatacataattctGAATTGCTCTGATGGAACAGCGCGTTACTTCATACGCGAAAAGgaaattaataatgaaaatataccgcagtttaatttaaaaattattaatacaagAATGTTAGTAGATGCAATGACAAAGTTTGAGAAAATGCATATTTGCGAAGGACTGGGTTCGATAGATTCAAATTTACTTCGACAAAATGATTCGTGA
- the LOC126874461 gene encoding protein I'm not dead yet has translation MASQTDDAYPEIIDSTNRRKTDGFARLLIQFLSIYWRSFVIVLWPLILFPIVMVETTEVIAMRCLYVVGLMAMFWMTEVLPLPITGLIPVVLYPLMGIMNTGDTCTCYMNDTTMMFIGSMVIAIVIENSGLHMRIALLIIKMIGCSHRRLTLGLFCVTMFLSMWISNTAATTMMLPIIETVLLELEAQGLGNMFIQEENNYGGEEGMEPTKKPTHVTMVYYLITSYASSLGGIGTLVGTGTNLTLKGFFEKRFPNSSGISLTSWMLYSVPPMLLMGFLTWLWLQVMYMGMFRPNSKDAQDIDIGSQGEKVAATVIEKKYKELGPITWHESAVGILFFAVVLLWFFRNPGFVQGWPSYLTDLNVKDSTTAACVTILFFILPSKLDFLRSFDPDPVNRPTKPSPSMISWKMINQKMHWSLILVLGGGFAISAGSTSSKLSSILGNALIALQSIHPFAILVIVCMFVEMVTELTSNVAVANIILPVLAEMCVALRIHPLYLMMPASLCCSFSFHLPVGTPPNAIATAAGHIKTRDIALAGIGPSIITLLVTTFAFSTWGTYIFNLSEFPDWAT, from the exons ATGGCGTCACAGACCGATGATGCTTATCCGGAAATCATCGATTCCACCAACAGAAG AAAGACAGACGGATTTGCAAGATTGTTGATACAATTCCTTTCAATCTACTGGAGATCGTTCGTAATCGTACTATGGCCACTGATTCTGTTTCCTATCGTTATGGTAGAGACTACCGAG GTAATAGCGATGCGATGTCTATACGTGGTTGGTCTGATGGCAATGTTTTGGATGACCGAGGTGCTTCCCTTACCAATCACAGGTTTAATTCCTGTCGTTCTCTATCCACTGATGGGTATAATGAATACCGGCGATACCTGTACCTGCTATATGAACGATACCACGATGATGTTTATCGGTAGCATGGTGATTGCGATCGTTATTGAAAACTCTGGCCTGCATATGCGCATCGCGCTACTGATCATTAAAATGATCGGCTGCAGTCATCGAAG ATTAACACTGGGCTTGTTCTGTGTAACCATGTTTCTGTCGATGTGGATTTCAAATACCGCTGCCACGACCATGATGTTACCCATTATCGAAACTGTTCTATTAGAACTTGAAGCA CAAGGTTTGGGTAACATGTTTATTCAAGAAGAAAATAACTATGGAGGTGAAGAGGGTATGGAACC GACAAAGAAACCGACTCATGTCACGATGGTTTACTAtctcataacgtcatacgctTCCAGTCTCGGAGGCATTGGCACGCTGGTTGGAACAGGCACCAACTTGACGTTAAAAGGATTCTTCGAAAA ACGATTCCCGAACAGTTCAGGTATTAGTCTAACATCTTGGATGCTTTATTCTGTTCCACCGATGCTTCTGATGGGCTTCCTCACATGGCTTTGGCTTCAAGTTATGTACATGGGAATGTTCAGACCAAATAGCAAAGATGCACAAGATATTGATATCGGTTCGCAAGGAGAGAAGGTTGCAGCGACCGTGATCGagaaaaaatacaaagaacTCGGCCCAATTACGTGGCACGAATCTGCTGTTGGTATCCTTTTCTTTGCAGTTGTACTCCTGTGGTTCTTCAGAAATCCCGGATTCGTACAGGGTTGGCCAAGTTACCTTACTGATTT AAACGTGAAAGACTCAACAACAGCTGCTTGCGTTACCATTCTCTTCTTCATATTACCATCCAAACTTGATTTCCTTCGATCGTTTGATCCGGATCCGGTTAATCGTCCGACCAAACCATCGCCAAGCATGATTAGTTGGAAAATGATAAATCAGAAGATGCATTGGAGTTTGATCTTAGTTTTGGGTGGTGGATTCGCTATCTCGGCTGGAAGCACCAGTTCCAAGCTTTCCTCCATTCTAGGAAATGCTCTTATAGCTTTACAATCGATACATCCATTTGCAATATTGGTTATTGTATGTATGTTTGTGGAAATGGTGACAGAACTGACTTCTAATGTTGCCGTTGCAAACATTATTTTGCCTGTTTTGGCAGAAATG TGTGTCGCTTTACGAATACATCCACTATACTTGATGATGCCAGCCTCTCTATGTTGCTCTTTCTCGTTTCACTTACCAGTAGGTACACCGCCAAATGCAATTGCTACTGCAGCTGGTCATATTAAAACCAGAGATATCGCGCTGGCTGGAATAGGACCTAGTATTATAACACTTCTCGTTACAACATTTGCATTTTCCACTTGGGGCACATACATCTTTAATCTGTCCGAGTTCCCTGACTGGGCAACTTAA